In Phytoactinopolyspora mesophila, the following are encoded in one genomic region:
- a CDS encoding ATP-binding cassette domain-containing protein: MSSSAAVEIASLVKHYGRTTAVDGISLTVRTGTITSVLGPNGAGKTTTIECCEGFRTPDSGTVRVLGLDPRRDGAQLRPRIGVMLQEGAGLYPGARAPELLTHLARLHAHPLAVAPLIERLELGESGRTPVRRLSGGQRQRVALAAALVGRPEVVFLDEPTAGVDPRMRRSVWDLLTQLRDDGVTVVLTTHLIDEAERLSDHVIIIDDGGLVTEGSPQELTRDADSSIRFTGPPRLDLSGLVDALPEGAAADEAAPGRYVIRATVNPQLLATVTSWCATHDIMPEGLQVGRKTLEDVVLERTGRKLTP; this comes from the coding sequence GTGAGTTCCTCCGCCGCCGTCGAGATCGCCTCGCTCGTCAAACACTACGGCCGCACCACCGCCGTCGACGGCATCTCACTGACCGTCCGCACCGGCACCATCACCTCCGTGCTGGGGCCGAACGGCGCCGGCAAGACCACCACGATCGAATGCTGCGAAGGCTTCCGCACCCCTGACTCCGGAACCGTCCGGGTACTGGGGCTCGACCCCCGCCGCGACGGCGCTCAGCTCAGGCCGCGCATCGGGGTGATGCTCCAGGAGGGCGCCGGCCTGTACCCGGGTGCCCGCGCCCCCGAACTATTGACGCATCTGGCCCGGTTGCACGCACACCCACTTGCGGTTGCGCCCTTGATCGAACGCCTCGAACTCGGTGAGTCCGGACGAACGCCGGTCCGGCGCCTGTCAGGCGGGCAACGCCAACGAGTCGCGCTCGCCGCGGCCTTGGTGGGACGCCCCGAAGTGGTGTTCCTCGATGAGCCCACCGCCGGCGTCGACCCACGAATGCGCCGATCGGTATGGGATCTGCTGACTCAATTGCGCGACGACGGCGTCACCGTGGTGCTGACGACACACCTGATCGACGAGGCAGAGCGGCTGTCCGATCACGTGATCATCATCGACGACGGCGGCCTGGTCACCGAGGGCAGTCCGCAAGAACTCACCCGCGACGCCGATTCCTCGATCCGTTTCACCGGCCCACCTCGCCTCGACCTTTCCGGGCTGGTCGACGCCCTACCCGAAGGCGCCGCGGCCGACGAGGCGGCACCCGGCCGGTACGTCATCCGGGCAACGGTCAATCCGCAACTGCTGGCTACGGTGACCTCGTGGTGCGCCACCCACGACATCATGCCCGAAGGTTTGCAAGTGGGGCGGAAGACACTCGAGGACGTGGTGCTCGAGCGCACAGGACGGAAGCTGACGCCGTGA
- a CDS encoding PQQ-binding-like beta-propeller repeat protein: MTREDSRTASRSRRAEVAVGLVLAGLIGLVVSWFHDWGRSADARWLENTGWLVLLTGVHGLLVLAMLVDRPGRRPQSDAFMVGAVPAVIGVLCGWAALTGNTPLPAGIRWPIVVGSVAAGVLGAGLLRWSAARAGVVPRRRPVLVMAMAAAATVAVLVPAGAWRDAINIDSVTTEVVLSEPHEVSWPPEVLWNVDGRSNVASSDAGVFIGSTRELVAYDPVTGERRWSYSDAAGDPAGPSRVTADPDGTRVYWEATGGLVVFDALTGRIEEWLDLPVPVAAGDGQLVVVGRDRTSLEVFGDNGDRQWDAELPGGCDTGQLWPDGKIGIGGDRIFVAAFCDDGPAVFSYQADTGADRRSTRVSATETTDCLNLRVNSGVVAVRTCPDPEPGTPGATTQEIRRLDPDDLSVIWLAEVGEWATTVSEDLAVDEHTVYTTGDRCGFRAVSAIDGEVIGDPDQDYRVEGDEVRRLCVSRLWTSRGVLVAASGTDSVAALG; encoded by the coding sequence GTGACACGTGAAGACTCCAGAACGGCGTCCAGATCCCGGCGCGCCGAGGTAGCTGTCGGGCTGGTCTTGGCGGGGCTCATCGGGCTGGTGGTGTCGTGGTTTCACGACTGGGGACGCAGTGCTGACGCACGCTGGCTCGAAAACACGGGCTGGCTGGTGCTGCTGACCGGTGTGCACGGGTTGCTCGTTCTCGCCATGCTCGTTGACCGGCCGGGGCGTCGTCCCCAGTCCGATGCGTTCATGGTGGGCGCGGTCCCAGCCGTGATCGGCGTGCTGTGCGGGTGGGCCGCGCTGACCGGAAACACGCCGCTCCCGGCTGGTATTCGCTGGCCGATCGTCGTCGGATCTGTGGCCGCGGGGGTGCTCGGCGCCGGCCTCCTGCGGTGGTCCGCCGCTCGCGCCGGCGTGGTTCCGAGACGGCGCCCCGTTCTTGTGATGGCTATGGCGGCGGCCGCCACGGTGGCCGTGCTCGTGCCGGCAGGCGCTTGGCGAGATGCCATCAACATCGACTCGGTCACCACCGAGGTCGTGCTCAGCGAGCCGCACGAGGTCTCGTGGCCGCCCGAGGTGCTCTGGAACGTTGATGGGCGCTCGAACGTCGCCAGTTCCGATGCGGGCGTGTTCATCGGCTCGACGCGGGAATTGGTGGCCTACGACCCCGTGACCGGCGAGCGCCGGTGGAGCTACTCCGATGCGGCCGGCGACCCCGCAGGGCCGTCACGGGTCACGGCGGATCCGGACGGAACGAGGGTCTATTGGGAGGCCACCGGCGGGCTCGTGGTGTTCGACGCGTTGACCGGCCGGATCGAGGAATGGCTCGACCTGCCCGTTCCGGTGGCAGCTGGAGACGGGCAGCTCGTCGTCGTGGGTCGAGACCGGACCAGTCTCGAGGTTTTCGGCGACAACGGTGATCGACAGTGGGATGCCGAGCTTCCCGGTGGGTGCGATACCGGACAACTGTGGCCCGACGGCAAGATCGGCATCGGCGGTGATCGAATATTCGTGGCGGCGTTCTGCGACGACGGCCCGGCCGTGTTCTCGTACCAGGCGGATACCGGAGCCGACCGCCGGTCGACCCGGGTATCCGCGACGGAGACAACCGATTGCCTGAACCTCAGGGTGAATTCCGGCGTGGTCGCGGTGCGCACCTGCCCGGATCCGGAGCCGGGCACGCCGGGGGCGACAACGCAGGAGATACGCCGACTCGATCCTGACGATCTCAGTGTGATCTGGCTGGCCGAGGTCGGCGAGTGGGCCACGACAGTGAGCGAGGACCTCGCCGTCGATGAGCACACGGTGTACACGACCGGAGACAGATGCGGTTTCCGGGCGGTCTCCGCAATAGACGGTGAGGTGATCGGTGATCCGGACCAGGACTATCGCGTGGAGGGTGACGAAGTCCGGCGGCTGTGCGTGAGCCGGCTGTGGACAAGCCGCGGTGTCCTCGTGGCAGCGTCCGGGACAGACAGCGTGGCGGCCCTCGGTTAG
- a CDS encoding DUF3137 domain-containing protein produces MESTIILIAAGGAVVIAVAIALTYRAGKKRTEALQALAASHGWEWIGRDDSLATRWDGPPFRGHPRRSRGRNAVAGSHQGRDFVAFEYSYTTTTSTGQTTSTTTHHYSVWVIDLPAAVPSISLGAEGALGGKVARAFGFAGLEIGDPEFDRRYKVKCDDADFGRRVLHHAMVHELMSTDVWAWRFEGDAMISYRKGRLQAGSVVPRLDAMCAVLDRVPPELWDRYGHRH; encoded by the coding sequence ATGGAGAGCACGATCATCCTCATCGCCGCGGGCGGCGCCGTCGTCATTGCTGTGGCCATCGCTCTGACCTACCGAGCGGGCAAGAAGCGCACCGAGGCCCTCCAGGCCCTCGCAGCCAGCCATGGCTGGGAATGGATCGGCCGCGACGACTCCCTGGCCACCAGATGGGACGGCCCACCGTTTCGCGGGCACCCTCGCCGCTCACGTGGCCGCAATGCTGTAGCGGGCTCGCACCAGGGCCGCGACTTCGTAGCCTTCGAGTACTCCTACACGACCACCACGAGCACCGGCCAGACCACCAGCACCACGACGCATCACTACAGCGTGTGGGTGATCGACCTGCCTGCCGCGGTGCCGTCGATCTCGCTGGGCGCCGAGGGCGCACTGGGCGGCAAGGTGGCCCGCGCCTTCGGTTTCGCCGGCCTGGAGATCGGCGACCCGGAGTTCGACCGCCGTTACAAGGTGAAGTGCGACGATGCCGACTTCGGCCGTCGAGTACTGCACCACGCCATGGTGCATGAGCTCATGAGCACCGACGTCTGGGCCTGGCGGTTCGAGGGCGACGCGATGATCTCCTACCGGAAGGGCCGCTTACAGGCCGGATCCGTGGTGCCCCGCCTGGATGCCATGTGCGCGGTACTGGATCGCGTGCCACCCGAACTCTGGGACCGTTACGGCCACAGACACTAA
- a CDS encoding helix-turn-helix transcriptional regulator: protein MRAGATATEEPSAAVDSHAGTRERVARAILENGPSTAVALGEQLGLTPAAIRRHLDALLADGVIEAREQRVYGQRGRGRPAKVFVLTDAGRDEFEQAYDDLAVGALRFLAETGGESLVAEFARHRVADLEHRYRPLIEAARPQDRTAVLAAALTGDGYAASAAESPVTGGEQLCQHHCPVAHVAEQFPQLCEAETEVFARLLDTHVQRIATIAHGDGVCTTHVPRSIDAPGQHTEDPAERIS from the coding sequence ATGCGGGCAGGAGCCACAGCGACGGAGGAGCCCTCCGCCGCGGTGGATTCGCACGCTGGCACCAGGGAACGCGTCGCACGCGCCATCCTGGAGAACGGGCCGTCCACGGCGGTCGCATTGGGCGAGCAGCTCGGGCTGACACCGGCGGCGATCCGCCGGCACCTCGATGCTCTCCTCGCTGACGGCGTGATCGAGGCTCGCGAACAGCGGGTCTACGGTCAGCGTGGGCGAGGGCGCCCGGCGAAGGTCTTCGTGCTGACCGACGCGGGCCGCGACGAGTTCGAGCAGGCGTACGACGACCTCGCGGTCGGTGCGCTGCGCTTTCTCGCCGAGACTGGTGGAGAGTCGCTGGTCGCGGAGTTCGCCCGGCACCGGGTCGCCGACCTGGAGCACCGTTACCGGCCGCTGATCGAGGCGGCCAGGCCGCAGGACCGTACGGCCGTCCTGGCGGCGGCCCTGACCGGCGACGGCTACGCGGCGTCGGCGGCTGAATCACCGGTCACCGGCGGCGAGCAGTTGTGCCAGCATCATTGCCCGGTGGCGCATGTCGCCGAGCAGTTCCCGCAATTGTGCGAGGCCGAGACCGAGGTGTTCGCGCGGCTGCTGGACACCCATGTTCAGCGAATCGCCACGATCGCCCACGGCGACGGCGTCTGCACCACACACGTTCCCCGGAGTATCGATGCGCCGGGGCAGCACACGGAAGACCCTGCGGAGAGGATCTCTTGA
- the sufB gene encoding Fe-S cluster assembly protein SufB, translating into MTTTAHPELEGLGRYEYGWADSDVAGATAKRGLNEDVVREISALKNEPEWMLDIRLKALRLFEKKPMPTWGADLSTIDFDNIKYFVRSTEKQAASWEDLPDDIKNTYDKLGIPEAEKQRLVSGVAAQYESEVVYHQIQEDLEKQGVVFLDTDTALREYPELFKEYFASVIPAGDNKFSALNTAVWSGGSFIYVPKGVHVDIPLQAYFRINTENMGQFERTLIIVDEDAYVHYVEGCTAPIYTSDSLHSAVVEIVVKKGARARYTTIQNWSNNVYNLVTKRATAAEGATMEWVDGNIGSKITMKYPAIWLMGEHAKGETLSLAFAGEGQHQDSGAKMVHMAPHTSSSIVSKSVARGGGRTSYRGLVQVMPRATTSASTVLCDALLIDTVSRSDTYPYVDIRNDDVSMGHEATVSKVSEDQLFYLMSRGVPEDEAMAMIVRGFIEPIARELPMEYALELNRLIELQMEGAVG; encoded by the coding sequence ATGACCACCACTGCTCACCCGGAGCTCGAAGGCCTCGGGCGGTACGAGTACGGCTGGGCCGACTCGGACGTCGCCGGCGCAACGGCGAAGCGCGGTCTGAACGAGGACGTCGTCCGGGAGATCTCCGCGCTGAAGAACGAGCCCGAGTGGATGCTCGACATCCGCCTCAAGGCGTTGCGGCTGTTCGAGAAGAAGCCCATGCCCACCTGGGGTGCGGATCTGTCGACCATCGACTTCGACAACATCAAGTACTTTGTCCGTTCGACGGAGAAGCAGGCCGCCTCGTGGGAGGACCTGCCCGACGACATCAAGAACACGTACGACAAACTCGGCATCCCGGAGGCGGAAAAGCAGCGCCTGGTCTCCGGTGTGGCCGCTCAGTACGAGTCCGAGGTCGTCTACCACCAGATCCAGGAAGACCTGGAGAAGCAGGGTGTCGTTTTCCTCGACACCGACACCGCGCTGCGTGAGTACCCGGAACTGTTCAAGGAGTACTTCGCCTCGGTCATCCCGGCGGGCGACAACAAGTTCTCCGCGCTGAACACCGCCGTATGGTCCGGCGGTTCGTTCATCTACGTGCCGAAGGGTGTACACGTCGACATCCCGCTGCAGGCCTACTTCCGCATCAACACGGAGAACATGGGCCAGTTCGAGCGGACGCTGATCATTGTCGACGAGGACGCCTACGTGCACTACGTCGAGGGTTGCACCGCGCCGATCTACACGTCGGACTCGCTGCACAGCGCCGTCGTCGAGATCGTGGTCAAGAAGGGCGCCCGGGCTCGGTACACGACCATCCAGAACTGGTCGAACAACGTGTACAACCTGGTCACCAAGCGCGCCACGGCCGCCGAAGGCGCCACCATGGAGTGGGTCGACGGCAACATCGGCTCGAAGATCACCATGAAGTACCCGGCCATCTGGCTGATGGGCGAGCACGCCAAGGGTGAGACCCTGTCGCTGGCCTTCGCCGGTGAGGGACAGCACCAGGACTCCGGCGCCAAGATGGTGCACATGGCTCCGCACACCTCCAGCTCCATCGTCTCCAAGTCGGTGGCGCGTGGCGGTGGCCGCACTTCCTACCGGGGCCTGGTCCAGGTGATGCCGCGGGCTACCACCAGCGCCAGCACGGTGCTGTGTGACGCGTTGTTGATCGACACCGTGTCGCGGTCTGACACGTACCCGTACGTCGACATCCGCAACGATGACGTCTCCATGGGTCACGAGGCCACGGTGTCCAAGGTCAGTGAAGACCAGCTGTTCTACCTGATGAGCCGAGGTGTGCCCGAGGACGAGGCGATGGCCATGATCGTGCGCGGGTTCATCGAGCCGATCGCGCGTGAGCTGCCGATGGAGTATGCCCTGGAGCTCAACCGCCTGATCGAGTTGCAGATGGAAGGCGCCGTCGGCTGA
- the sufD gene encoding Fe-S cluster assembly protein SufD, with amino-acid sequence MSTATDTPAQHGLGAHSHGAGTEPDSSARSALDRFASFDVNAHPVPRGREEVWRFTPMSRLRGLHDDAPLDGGDYSVAVDVDPRISAQSVGADDSRRGTSTYVPVDRPSARAWAAAEKVFAVDIPRDTVIEQPAVIKLTGASAERGAAGHLVITAGRHSKSVVVVEYEGSAAFVENVEVVVEDGAELTVVTLQDWADDAVHLAHHHIHVGRDAKVKHAVITFGGDLVRTGTTINYAGPGGDATLLGLYYVDSGQYVENRLIVDHNTPNATSDVEYKGALQGKQAHSVWVGDVLIRKEALGINTYELNRNLVLTDGARADSVPNLEIETGEIEGAGHASATGRFDDEQLFYLQARGIPAELARKLVVRGFFASLINRIGVPELKDRLMTTVERELAVVEQKATES; translated from the coding sequence ATGAGCACCGCCACCGACACGCCGGCCCAGCATGGCCTGGGCGCCCACTCGCACGGCGCCGGAACGGAGCCGGACTCGAGCGCACGCAGTGCGCTCGACCGCTTCGCGTCGTTCGACGTCAACGCGCATCCCGTCCCGCGTGGCCGCGAGGAGGTTTGGCGGTTCACCCCCATGAGCCGTCTGCGTGGCCTGCACGACGACGCGCCTCTCGACGGCGGCGACTACAGCGTGGCGGTCGACGTCGATCCGCGGATCAGTGCGCAGTCGGTCGGCGCGGACGACTCCCGTCGAGGCACATCGACCTACGTGCCGGTGGATCGGCCGAGTGCTCGTGCCTGGGCGGCGGCGGAGAAGGTGTTCGCCGTCGACATCCCGCGCGACACCGTGATCGAGCAGCCGGCCGTGATCAAGCTGACGGGCGCGTCGGCAGAGCGCGGTGCCGCTGGGCACTTGGTCATCACAGCCGGCCGGCACAGCAAGTCGGTCGTCGTGGTGGAGTACGAAGGCTCCGCAGCCTTCGTCGAGAACGTCGAGGTCGTCGTCGAGGACGGCGCCGAGCTGACGGTGGTCACTCTGCAGGACTGGGCCGACGACGCCGTGCACCTGGCGCACCACCACATCCACGTCGGGCGCGATGCCAAGGTGAAGCACGCGGTCATCACCTTCGGCGGCGACCTCGTCCGCACGGGGACGACGATCAACTACGCCGGTCCCGGCGGTGACGCCACGCTGCTCGGGTTGTACTACGTCGACTCCGGTCAGTACGTCGAGAACCGGCTCATCGTCGACCACAACACCCCGAACGCCACCAGTGACGTCGAGTACAAGGGTGCGTTGCAGGGCAAGCAGGCGCACTCGGTCTGGGTCGGCGACGTGCTGATCCGCAAGGAAGCTCTCGGGATCAACACCTACGAGCTCAACCGGAACCTCGTGCTCACCGACGGTGCTCGCGCCGATTCGGTGCCGAACCTCGAGATCGAGACCGGCGAGATCGAGGGCGCCGGGCACGCGAGCGCCACCGGCCGGTTCGACGACGAGCAGCTGTTCTACCTGCAGGCGCGCGGCATCCCGGCTGAGCTGGCACGCAAGCTCGTCGTCCGTGGGTTCTTCGCGTCGCTGATCAACCGGATCGGCGTGCCGGAACTCAAGGACCGCCTCATGACAACGGTCGAGCGCGAGCTCGCCGTCGTTGAACAGAAGGCCACCGAGTCGTGA
- the sufC gene encoding Fe-S cluster assembly ATPase SufC: protein MSTLDIRDLHVSVETENGPVQILHGVNLTVRSGETHAIMGPNGSGKSTLAYALAGHPKYTVTSGSVKLDDEDVLEMSVDERARAGLFLAMQYPVEVPGVSVSNFLRTAKTAIDGEAPKLRTWVKDVKGAMDELRIDPDFAERDLNTGFSGGEKKRHEILQLELLKPSFAVLDETDSGLDIDALRIVSDGVNRFTSSGDKGVMLITHYTRILRYITPDFVHVFVGGKIAEEGGAELAEKLEEKGYVDYVGASA from the coding sequence ATGAGCACCCTCGATATACGCGACCTGCACGTCTCCGTCGAGACGGAGAACGGCCCGGTCCAGATCCTGCACGGCGTCAACCTGACCGTGCGCAGTGGCGAGACACACGCGATCATGGGCCCGAACGGCTCCGGCAAGTCCACGCTGGCGTACGCCCTGGCGGGGCACCCCAAGTACACGGTCACCTCCGGCTCGGTGAAGCTGGACGACGAGGATGTCCTCGAGATGTCCGTCGACGAGCGGGCGCGTGCGGGACTGTTCCTGGCGATGCAGTACCCCGTCGAGGTTCCTGGCGTGTCGGTGTCCAACTTCTTGCGTACCGCGAAGACCGCCATCGACGGCGAGGCCCCGAAGCTTCGCACGTGGGTCAAGGACGTCAAGGGCGCGATGGACGAGCTGCGCATCGACCCGGACTTCGCCGAGCGCGACCTCAACACCGGGTTCTCCGGCGGTGAGAAGAAGCGCCACGAGATCCTCCAGCTGGAGTTGCTGAAGCCGAGCTTCGCAGTACTCGACGAGACCGACTCTGGCCTGGACATCGACGCCCTGCGCATCGTGTCCGACGGCGTCAACCGGTTCACCTCCAGTGGCGACAAGGGCGTCATGCTGATCACGCACTACACCCGCATCTTGCGCTACATCACGCCGGACTTCGTGCACGTGTTCGTCGGCGGCAAGATCGCCGAAGAAGGCGGTGCGGAGCTGGCTGAGAAGCTGGAAGAGAAGGGGTACGTCGACTACGTCGGCGCCTCCGCCTGA
- a CDS encoding cysteine desulfurase has protein sequence MASPLDVDRIRKDFPILERRLAGDRQLVYLDSANTSQKPRPVVEAMAEHYERHNANVARAIHQLGEESTAAFEGARDKVAAFIGAPSRDEVIFTKNITEALNLVANTLASGLADDPRYRLGPGDEVVITEMEHHSNIVPWQLACQRTGATLRWFGLTEEGRLDLTNIHELITPRTKIVSLVHQSNILGTVNPVEQIAARAKEVGALVLVDAAQSVPHQPVDVSALSTQGVDLLAFTGHKLCGPTGVGVLWGRREVLDGLPPFLGGGEMIETVAMEGSTFAPIPHKFEAGTPPIAQAVGLGAAIDYLTGIGMNNIHEHERVITAYALDRLADIDGVTIIGPAIPVDRGGTVSFTVDGIHPHDVGQVLDEYGVAVRVGHHCARPVCIRYGIPATTRASFYLYTTTAEIDALLDGIEQVKRFFG, from the coding sequence ATGGCCAGCCCGCTGGACGTGGATCGGATCCGCAAGGACTTCCCGATCCTGGAACGGCGGCTGGCCGGCGACCGTCAGCTGGTGTACCTGGACTCGGCGAACACCTCGCAGAAGCCGCGGCCAGTTGTCGAGGCGATGGCCGAGCACTACGAGCGGCACAACGCGAACGTCGCGCGGGCAATCCACCAGCTCGGTGAGGAGTCCACGGCGGCCTTCGAAGGCGCCAGGGACAAGGTCGCCGCGTTCATCGGAGCCCCCAGTCGCGACGAGGTGATCTTCACCAAGAACATCACCGAGGCACTCAACCTGGTGGCGAACACTCTGGCCAGCGGGCTTGCCGACGACCCCCGTTATCGACTCGGCCCCGGCGACGAGGTCGTCATCACCGAGATGGAGCACCACTCCAACATCGTGCCGTGGCAGCTCGCGTGTCAGCGCACCGGTGCGACGCTTCGGTGGTTCGGGCTGACCGAGGAAGGCCGGCTCGACCTCACGAACATCCACGAACTGATCACGCCCCGCACCAAGATCGTCTCGCTCGTGCACCAGTCGAACATCCTCGGCACGGTCAACCCGGTGGAGCAGATCGCGGCCCGCGCCAAGGAAGTGGGCGCGCTGGTTCTGGTCGACGCCGCACAGTCCGTGCCGCATCAGCCGGTCGACGTGTCGGCGTTGAGCACGCAGGGCGTGGACCTGCTCGCGTTCACCGGGCACAAATTATGCGGTCCCACCGGTGTCGGAGTGCTGTGGGGACGTCGTGAGGTTCTCGATGGGCTGCCGCCTTTCCTCGGCGGCGGCGAGATGATCGAGACCGTCGCGATGGAGGGCTCGACGTTCGCGCCGATCCCGCACAAGTTCGAGGCCGGCACCCCGCCGATTGCTCAGGCCGTCGGGCTGGGCGCGGCGATCGACTATCTGACCGGCATCGGCATGAACAACATCCACGAGCACGAGCGGGTCATCACGGCATACGCGCTGGACCGGCTCGCCGACATCGACGGCGTGACCATCATCGGCCCGGCCATACCCGTCGACCGGGGCGGCACGGTGTCCTTCACCGTCGACGGTATTCACCCGCACGACGTCGGTCAGGTGCTCGACGAGTACGGCGTCGCCGTGCGAGTTGGCCACCACTGCGCACGGCCGGTCTGCATCCGTTATGGAATACCAGCGACCACCCGAGCGTCGTTCTATCTGTACACCACCACAGCGGAGATCGACGCGTTGCTGGACGGAATCGAGCAGGTGAAGAGGTTCTTCGGTTGA
- the sufU gene encoding Fe-S cluster assembly sulfur transfer protein SufU, whose translation MSESLYQEIILDHYKSPRGRGLREPFDAEAHHVNPTCGDEITVRVRLHGDTLADVSYDGQGCSISQASASVLYELLNGRPAAEASPVEAAFNELMHGKGQVEPDEDVLGDGIAFAGVARYPARVKCALLSWMAFKDAVARAQSVEEVSR comes from the coding sequence TTGAGCGAGTCGCTGTACCAGGAGATCATCCTGGACCACTACAAGAGCCCGCGGGGGCGCGGGCTCCGTGAGCCGTTCGACGCCGAAGCACACCACGTCAACCCCACCTGCGGCGACGAGATCACGGTGCGGGTACGGCTCCACGGTGACACCCTGGCCGACGTCTCCTACGACGGCCAGGGCTGCTCCATCAGCCAGGCCTCGGCCAGTGTGCTGTACGAGCTGCTGAACGGGCGCCCGGCGGCCGAGGCGTCACCCGTCGAAGCCGCGTTCAACGAGCTCATGCACGGCAAAGGACAGGTCGAGCCGGACGAGGACGTACTCGGAGACGGGATCGCCTTCGCCGGCGTCGCCCGTTACCCGGCCCGGGTCAAGTGCGCATTGTTGTCCTGGATGGCGTTTAAGGACGCGGTGGCGCGGGCGCAGTCCGTTGAAGAGGTGAGTCGGTGA